One stretch of Gouania willdenowi chromosome 16, fGouWil2.1, whole genome shotgun sequence DNA includes these proteins:
- the tmem74 gene encoding transmembrane protein 74, with product MASPEIPPTVEGSTQSGLPHAIHRVSNALHGRREGVASPGRSGHGRLSAPRTAPRKTNAEGKVCHSGLEKVKICCDEELETSFTYIDENVNLRLASSETSCKTADRAVRNGEPCSSETFPEFSFMSEDDLSFGEGSGNSIDYGFISAVTFLVTGISLVIISYAVPRDVHVDRDSVSAREMERLEMESARIGAHLDRCVIAGLCLLTLGGVVLSTLLMISMWKGEMYRRKVIAYSKRSAKHYGSISLKTRSSPSHSSAHLSIEGDMEETLT from the coding sequence ATGGCTTCTCCAGAGATCCCTCCTACGGTTGAGGGAAGCACACAGTCCGGTCTTCCTCACGCTATCCACCGGGTTTCCAACGCGCTGCATGGCCGCAGGGAGGGCGTCGCTTCCCCGGGACGCAGCGGCCACGGTCGgctttcagcaccaaggacggCGCCACGGAAAACCAACGCGGAGGGTAAAGTGTGTCACTCCGGTCTGGAGAAAGTTAAAATCTGCTGCGATGAGGAGTTAGAGACATCTTTTACGTATATTGATGAGAATGTGAACCTAAGGTTAGCCAGCTCGGAGACGAGTTGCAAAACTGCTGACAGAGCCGTGCGTAATGGCGAGCCGTGCAGCTCGGAGACGTTTCCGGAGTTCTCCTTCATGTCTGAGGACGACCTGTCCTTCGGGGAGGGATCAGGGAACTCAATAGACTACGGCTTTATCAGTGCAGTCACGTTCCTCGTGACCGGGATCTCACTGGTGATCATCTCCTACGCCGTGCCTCGGGACGTGCACGTGGACAGAGACAGCGTGTCTGCGCGGGAGATGGAGAGGTTGGAGATGGAGAGCGCGCGGATCGGCGCCCACCTGGACAGGTGCGTCATAGCCGGCCTGTGCCTGCTGACGCTGGGCGGCGTGGTGCTCTCCACGTTGCTGATGATCTCCATGTGGAAGGGAGAGATGTACAGGAGGAAGGTGATCGCCTACTCCAAGCGCTCAGCCAAACATTACGGTTCCATCAGCCTGAAAACCAGATCCAGCCCCAGCCATTCCTCTGCACACTTATCTATAGAAGGGGACATGGAAGAAACGTTGACTTAA